The following coding sequences lie in one Azoarcus sp. PA01 genomic window:
- a CDS encoding DUF4224 domain-containing protein produces the protein MFLNEDELRDLTGYQMPSAQKRWLTDRGWPYEENAAGYPKVLRSVVEKRMGGSTEPVRRRQGPNLEAILR, from the coding sequence ATGTTCCTGAATGAAGACGAACTGCGCGACCTCACCGGCTACCAGATGCCCTCGGCGCAAAAGCGCTGGCTCACGGATCGTGGCTGGCCCTACGAGGAAAACGCCGCGGGATACCCGAAAGTGCTGCGCTCGGTTGTCGAGAAGCGCATGGGCGGCTCGACCGAACCTGTCCGGCGCAGGCAAGGCCCGAATCTCGAAGCTATCCTGCGATGA
- a CDS encoding Fic family protein: MPKKILDEELQPILELIARHPGGIGIDGLLKEIGPALPRRTLQRRLASLVAQQRVRTEGEGRALKYRFPETVGSSDVELPNLQASGTGETYVPLSTEGTAIKAYVRQPRQQRKPVGYQIGFLEQYHPNRTAYLPADLRAQLHSMGRSPAEQATAGTFARDILNRLLIDLSWASSRLEGNTYSRLDTERLIEFGEAAEGKDALETQMILNHKAAIEYLIRDVERAGLSAETVIALHAFLSDGLMPDPLTCGRLRARSVEIGGSVYLPIALPQRLEELFGIVLRIAAEIDDPFEQAFFLMVHLPYLQPFEDVNKRVSRLAANIPLIRHNLCPLSFIDVPQQAYVDAMLGVYELNDVALLRDVFVWAYERSCQQYVAVQQQLVPPDTFRLRYRNELAETVAAIVRGGQRADEAAIRAVMPATVGKDDRPRFVALTLAEFNTIHPGNAIRFGLRPLEFSAWLEQHGAS; this comes from the coding sequence ATGCCAAAAAAAATCCTCGACGAGGAGCTCCAACCCATCCTCGAGCTGATCGCCCGGCATCCGGGCGGAATCGGCATCGACGGGCTGCTCAAGGAGATCGGCCCGGCCTTGCCGCGCCGCACCCTGCAACGCCGTCTGGCCAGCCTGGTTGCGCAACAACGTGTGCGAACCGAAGGCGAGGGGCGCGCCCTCAAGTATCGATTCCCGGAAACCGTCGGTTCATCGGACGTCGAATTGCCTAACCTTCAGGCCTCCGGAACAGGTGAAACGTACGTACCTCTGTCCACCGAGGGGACAGCAATCAAGGCCTACGTTCGCCAGCCGCGCCAGCAACGCAAACCCGTCGGCTACCAGATTGGCTTTCTGGAGCAATACCACCCCAACCGGACAGCCTATCTGCCTGCCGACTTACGCGCCCAACTGCACAGCATGGGGCGCTCGCCCGCCGAGCAAGCGACCGCGGGCACCTTCGCGCGGGACATTCTCAACCGCCTGCTCATCGACCTCTCCTGGGCTTCCTCGCGCCTCGAAGGCAACACCTACAGCCGGCTCGATACCGAGCGCCTGATCGAATTCGGCGAGGCCGCCGAAGGCAAGGATGCACTGGAAACCCAGATGATCCTGAACCACAAGGCGGCCATCGAATACCTGATCCGCGACGTCGAACGCGCCGGCCTCTCAGCGGAAACCGTCATCGCCCTGCACGCCTTCCTGTCCGACGGTCTGATGCCCGATCCGCTCACGTGCGGCCGCCTGCGTGCGCGCTCGGTCGAAATCGGCGGCAGCGTCTATTTGCCGATCGCCCTGCCTCAGCGGCTGGAGGAGTTGTTCGGCATCGTGCTGCGCATCGCCGCCGAGATCGACGATCCCTTCGAGCAGGCCTTCTTCCTGATGGTGCATCTGCCCTACCTGCAACCTTTCGAAGATGTGAACAAGCGCGTCTCGCGGCTGGCCGCCAACATCCCGCTGATCCGGCACAACCTCTGCCCGCTGTCCTTCATCGACGTGCCGCAGCAGGCCTATGTCGATGCGATGCTCGGCGTGTATGAACTCAACGACGTCGCCCTGCTGCGCGACGTCTTCGTCTGGGCTTACGAACGCTCCTGCCAGCAATACGTCGCCGTGCAGCAGCAGCTCGTCCCGCCCGACACCTTCCGCCTGCGCTACCGCAACGAACTTGCCGAAACCGTCGCCGCCATCGTGCGCGGCGGGCAGCGCGCTGACGAAGCGGCGATCCGCGCGGTCATGCCGGCCACGGTGGGCAAAGACGACCGGCCGCGTTTCGTCGCCCTGACGTTGGCCGAGTTCAACACGATTCACCCCGGCAACGCGATTCGCTTCGGGTTGAGGCCCCTGGAATTTTCGGCGTGGCTAGAGCAGCATGGCGCTTCGTGA